From the Deinococcus hopiensis KR-140 genome, one window contains:
- a CDS encoding cupin domain-containing protein, giving the protein MIPPALLFEYQAGEGLPLHTHAGQAAAVAVLDGRLGLSLDDQAFELPAGHVTRVQTDGFFSSQALEDGTRVPVTLLDLS; this is encoded by the coding sequence GCCCTGCTGTTCGAGTACCAAGCGGGCGAGGGCTTACCTCTCCATACCCATGCCGGACAGGCGGCGGCGGTTGCCGTCCTGGATGGACGCCTGGGCTTAAGCTTGGACGACCAGGCATTTGAACTCCCTGCAGGCCATGTCACCCGGGTCCAGACGGACGGCTTCTTCTCCAGCCAAGCGCTGGAGGACGGCACGCGGGTACCCGTGACGCTGCTCGATCTCAGTTGA